A region from the Lentimonas sp. CC4 genome encodes:
- a CDS encoding divalent metal cation transporter, with protein MSDTIKQIESIRQRGFLGKLAGYGNMTGPGWVQAAVTLGGGSLVGALYLGIIGGYEFLWLQPLAMLCGIVMLGAISYVTLSCEERPFRVMQKKVSSTLAWGWLIATVIADTVFCAAQFSLGRGAIEDNLGFTPGPYVITGSLFVMALSLIALSQKNERASRLIDNILKGLVAIIVIAFMGVVVTLIKNGAVSWGSLFSGLIPDFSALFRPTDQIATAIASTGESAAYWTEYVTSEQRGKIIAAFGTAVGINMTFLLPYSLKKKGWGKPHRELSRFDLVLGLFVPFILGASALVIASAASFHAKYADVLSEDGTPFPQMERAYYKVLDKGLAYHNEGFAALDDEAKGDVRAGAPIAEKQLAAMLSNRDSVNLAQSLEPFLGKHAQTIFGVGVLAMAISTLLVHMMMNGYAISEAFNKVGSAKYFILGAAMPAIAGLFSPYLWSGGAKAAMAIPASVIATTLLPIAYLGFLLLMNSRSALGDELPKHRGLINTLMIISAGVATFASVWALCNKGTPGMIGIGGLILLAALGIRGFIKNQNAHS; from the coding sequence ATGAGCGACACTATTAAACAAATCGAATCCATCCGCCAGCGCGGCTTCCTAGGTAAGCTAGCTGGTTACGGAAATATGACTGGCCCGGGCTGGGTGCAAGCTGCGGTCACCCTAGGTGGTGGCTCTCTCGTCGGCGCACTCTACCTCGGCATCATCGGTGGCTACGAGTTCCTTTGGCTACAACCTTTGGCAATGCTCTGCGGCATCGTTATGCTAGGAGCCATTTCTTACGTCACGCTCTCATGCGAAGAACGCCCGTTCCGAGTGATGCAAAAAAAGGTTTCCTCAACACTCGCCTGGGGCTGGCTGATTGCCACCGTGATTGCCGACACCGTTTTTTGTGCCGCCCAGTTCTCGCTTGGTCGCGGTGCCATCGAAGACAATCTGGGGTTCACCCCAGGGCCCTATGTAATCACTGGATCACTGTTTGTGATGGCACTCTCCCTGATTGCCCTCTCGCAGAAGAACGAACGCGCCTCACGCCTGATCGACAATATACTCAAAGGCCTCGTGGCGATCATCGTCATCGCCTTCATGGGCGTGGTAGTCACCCTTATTAAAAATGGTGCCGTGTCGTGGGGCAGCCTGTTTTCCGGCCTCATTCCAGACTTTTCAGCGCTCTTCAGACCGACCGATCAAATTGCAACCGCCATCGCTTCAACCGGCGAAAGCGCAGCCTACTGGACCGAGTATGTCACCTCTGAGCAAAGGGGTAAAATCATTGCCGCTTTTGGCACAGCCGTAGGCATTAACATGACATTCCTACTCCCCTACAGCCTCAAGAAAAAGGGTTGGGGCAAACCACACCGCGAACTCTCTCGTTTCGATCTCGTCCTCGGACTTTTTGTGCCGTTCATCTTAGGAGCGTCCGCACTCGTCATCGCTTCTGCAGCCTCGTTTCACGCTAAGTATGCAGACGTCCTTTCCGAGGACGGCACCCCTTTCCCTCAGATGGAACGCGCCTACTACAAAGTGCTAGATAAAGGCCTCGCGTATCATAACGAGGGATTTGCAGCGTTAGATGATGAAGCGAAAGGCGACGTGCGTGCCGGCGCCCCAATCGCGGAGAAGCAACTCGCCGCCATGCTCTCGAATCGCGACTCCGTCAATCTAGCGCAATCCCTAGAGCCCTTCCTTGGCAAACACGCACAGACGATTTTCGGCGTCGGCGTGCTGGCCATGGCGATCTCGACGCTACTCGTCCACATGATGATGAACGGCTACGCCATCAGCGAAGCCTTCAATAAAGTCGGCAGCGCAAAATACTTCATACTCGGAGCAGCGATGCCAGCCATCGCCGGACTCTTCTCTCCCTACCTCTGGAGTGGTGGTGCAAAAGCTGCCATGGCGATCCCAGCGTCCGTCATCGCGACTACACTCCTGCCAATCGCTTATCTTGGATTCCTTTTACTCATGAACTCTAGATCCGCATTAGGTGATGAATTACCGAAGCATCGCGGACTCATCAACACACTCATGATCATCTCCGCAGGGGTCGCCACCTTCGCCTCAGTCTGGGCGCTCTGCAATAAGGGCACACCAGGCATGATCGGCATCGGCGGACTCATCCTACTCGCAGCACTTGGCATCAGAGGCTTTATCAAAAATCAAAACGCACACAGTTAA